The Plectropomus leopardus isolate mb unplaced genomic scaffold, YSFRI_Pleo_2.0 unplaced_scaffold4409, whole genome shotgun sequence region GATTATTTTGATGTTGATCGACTTATTGATTAAAAGACCAAATCTAATCAGCTGCAGCCACATTCCCAATCAGATAAACAATCAATACAGGAATACCCATAAGACACTGGCTTATGGATCCATTGATTGATCCATTGATTATTGCTTGACTGATTGGTTGGtttgttgattgattgattgattgattgattgattgatcgtGTCTGCAGGCTCTCCTCCACCCGTACTTCTTCTCGTCTCCTCTTCCCGCTCACCACTCAGAGCTACCCATCCCTCAGAGGGGGGGCCGACCCCCCCGCCAGCGCCTGCAGGCCCCGCCCACTGACTTCTCGGTGGATCTGCCCCTGCAGAACAGTGTGGTCGACCCTGCGCTGCTGCGGGGACACGCCTCCTGCCTCTGAACAAACCACCGACCAATCAGCTGCTGACGTTTactcacatttttatgtttttatttattttggtttgacGTGTT contains the following coding sequences:
- the LOC121939270 gene encoding cyclin-dependent kinase 20-like; the protein is RVDARRLCFSLQEIVELPDYNKITFKENPAIPLEEIVPDTSPQAVDLLYKFLVYPSKQRCSAAQALLHPYFFSSPLPAHHSELPIPQRGGRPPRQRLQAPPTDFSVDLPLQNSVVDPALLRGHASCL